TAACATTACAGATTTCTTAACGGTTAGTTTTTCTTCTACAGATTATGTAGGCCATTTACTTGGACCAAGATCTATGGAGCTTCAAGATACTTACCTGAGGTTAGATCAGACAATCGCAGATTTTTTAGTTTATCTTGATAAAACGGTTGGGAAAGGTAATTATCTACTTTTCTTAACAGCGGATCATGCTGGAGCTGAAAACGTAATTTATTTAAAAGATCGTAAATACAATGTAGATAATTATCCTTCTAAAGAGGTTAAGAAAAGTTTACAAGATTTTTCAACTAAGACTTTTGGTGTAGATTTGATTCAAAACTATTCAAATTTTAATGTTTTCTTCAATAAACAAATTATTAAGGAGAAGGGATTAGAACTTTCAAAAGTAAAACAAGCATTCAAAGAATTTTTAATTACTCAGCCTCAAGTTAAAAAAGTTTATACAGAAGAAGAAATTTTGGCAAATGCTGGAAATGATTATTCTCTTAATTTTGTAGCAAAAGGATATGATGTAACACAAAACGGTGATTTAGTTATTGTAGATAAGCCGGGAGATATAGAATATTCAACTACTGGTACATCTCACGGAACTATTTATAGTTATGATACACACGTTCCGGCCATTTTCTACGGATGGAATATTAAGAAAGGAGAATCTTATGATAAAAAGGCTATTACAGAAATTGCTCCGACAATAGCTCAGAAAATTAAAGTTACTTTTCCAAACGGAACTGAAGCTAAGGTAATGACTGAAGTTCTTGATAACAAGAAATAATAAAATATACTATTTTAAACCTGTCTTGTGTGAGACAGGTTTTTCTTATGCATAAAAAAAGGCTTTTCAATTAAGAAAAGCCTTTATAATAGTGACTTAGTAAGCACTTATATAAGTATTAGCACTATGCGTTTGCTAATACTATTTCTTCGTTAAAAGGAAGATTCCAAGCTTCAGCAACTCCTTTGTAAAGGATTTTTCCATTAGCTACGTTTAATCCTTTTTTCAATTCTTCATTTTCTGCACATGCTTTTTCCCATCCTTTGTTTGCTAATTGTACAGCATAAGGTAAAGTTGCGTTTGTTAAAGCTAAAGTAGACGTGTAAGGAACAGCTCCCGGCATATTAGCAACACAGTAGTGAACGATATCGTCAATAATGAAAGTTGGGTTTTCGTGAGTTGTTGGAGTACAAGTTTCAATACATCCTCCTTGGTCAACAGCGACATCAACAACAACAGTTCCTGGACGCATTAATTTAAGCATATCACGAGTAATTAAGTGAGGTGCTTTTGCTCCTGGAATTAAAACTGCTCCAACAATTAAGTCAGCATCTTTAATTGCTCTTGTAATATTATAATGGTTAGACATTTCGGTATTTACGTTAGCTGGCATAATATCGTCTAATTGACGTAAACGTGGCAAGCTTAAGTCCATGATAGTTACTTGAGCACCTAATCCAGCAGCCATTTTAGCAGCTTGAGTTCCTACAATTCCTCCACCTAAAACTAATACTTTCGCTGGTGGTACACCTGGAACACCTCCTAAAAGAATTCCTCTTCCTTTTAATGGTTTTTCAAGATATTTTGCTCCTTGTTGAATTGCCATACGACCTGCAACTTCAGACATTGGAACTAATAATGGTAAACTTCTGTCTGTTTTCTCTACCGTTTCGTAAGCTAAACAAACAGCTCCTCTTTCTAACATTGCATGCGTTAATTCCTCAGAAGATGCAAAGTGGAAATAAGTAAATAATAATTGATCTTTTTTGATCAATGGGTATTCAGAAGCAATTGGCTCTTTTACTTTGATGATCATTTCTGCAATTGCATAAACTTCTTCAATAGTTGGTAAAACTACTGCACCAGCCTCAGCATATTCTGCATCAGCAAAACCACTTCCTAAACCAGCAGTAGATTGTACATAAACTGTATGTCCGTGTTTTTTCATTTCAGAAACACCGGCAGGAGTTAGAGCAACTCTGTTTTCGTTATTTTTTATTTCTTTAGGAACACCTATTATCATTTTGTTATATTTTTTGTTTTTATTGAAATTGTTTTTACAAATCTACAGATAGAGAATAAATTATGGTTTAACATGCGATAAATAAGAAAATATTATTTTATTTTTTACTTTTACAGAAAAATATTCTGATTCTGTTAAGAATTGATTCTCCAAAAAGAAAAAATGACTAAATCAGCTTATTTTAATAAAACGTTTTCGTTATGGCTTTAGATGAAATTGACAAAAAAATCTTACGTCTTTTACAGGAAGATGCGCATTATACTTTAAAAGATATTGCAAACAAAATAAATTTGTCCTTGACACCTGTTCATGATAGGGTGAAACGTCTTGAAAAAGATGGTATTATCGAAAAATATGTGACGCTTTTAGACAAGAAAAAATTGGGAAATAATTTGACAGTTTATTGTCAGGTCACACTCGTAAAACAAACTTATGACACGTCTGAAGGATTTAATCAGTCAATTTTAAATCTACCCGAAGTTGTAGAATGTAATTATGTTTCTGGAAATTTTGATTACATGCTTAAAATTATCATTCCGGATATGGAAAGCTATCATCATTTTCATCAGAAAAAATTATCGGTTCTTCCAGAAGTTTCTCTAATTAATACTGTTTTTGTTATTTCGGAAGTGAAGAGTACCACAGTTCTGCCTATTTAAAACAAAATAAAAACCATCAGGAACTCCCGATGGTTTTAGAAAAAAGTTAGTTTTGGTTGAATTAATAATAGGTATAACGTCTTACTTTGGCAATATATTTTGCTAAACGAATAACTTGATGGCTATATCCGTATTCATTATCGTACCAGATGTATAAGACTATATTTTTTCCGTCTTTTGACACAATTGTAGCATTGCTATCATAAATAGATGGAGCAGAAGTTCCTACAATGTCAGACGAAACTAATTCGTTGTTTAAAGAATATTTTATCTGCTCTACCAATTCTCCTTCAAGAGCATATTTCTTCATGATTTTATTGATTCCAGAAATTGATGTTGCTTTTTTAACTTCTAAATTTAGAACAGCAAGTGATCCATTTGGCACCGGAACGCGAATTGCATTTGAAGTTAATTTCCCTTCTAATGATGGTAAAGCTTTTGCTACAGCGCTTCCTGCTCCGGTTTCGGTAATGACCATATTTAAAGCTGCAGCTCTTCCGCGGCGGTATTTTCTGTGCATATTATCAACGAGATTCTGGTCGTTAGTGTAAGCATGAATGGTTTCTAAATGCCCTTTTACAACACCAAGACTTTCTTCCACCACTTTTAAAACTGGTGTAATAGCATTTGTGGTGCAAGAAGCTGCCGAAAATATACTTATTTCGTCTGGATTAAAATCATTATGATTAACGCCATGAACAATATTGGGAACTCCTTTTCCAGGTGCGGTCAATAAAACTTTGTTTACTCCATTTGAAGTTAAATGTCTTTTTAGGGCTTCTTCTGTTGTAAAAGCACCTGTATTGTCAATTACTAAAGCATCATTGATTCCGTATGTTGTATAATCAATTTCTTCAGGTGAATTTGCAGTAATGATATGAACTGTTGTTCCATTAATAATCAAAGCATTATTTTTTGGATCGGCAATTACAGATCCCTGAAAATCGCCATGAATAGAATCATATCGCAATAGAGAAGCTCGTTTCTCTAAACTCGATGCATCATTTTTGTCACGCGTTACAATAGCTCTTAAACGCAGTTGATTTCCTTTTCCGGTTTTTGACATTAGCTCTCTTGCTAATAAACGCCCAATTCTTCCGAAACCATATAAAACAACATCTTTAGGTTGTATTTCTTTAGAAGATTTTGCTTTTTTCAATTTTTCAATAACAAAATATCGTGCATCAGGATATTTTTCATCTTCTAAACGATATTCGTAAGTTAGTTTTCCCAAGTCAATTTTGGCTGGTGGAAGATCTAAGGATAAAACAACTTTTGCGATTTCAACCGAATCAAAAATAGTGATTGGTTTACCCACAAATTCACCAGCATATTGATGAAGGTTAATAATATCGCTTACGTTTTTATCCAATAATTGATTTTTGAATAAAACCATTTCGATGGATTTGTCATACCATAAATCGCTTATGACTTTGATTAATTCGACACCGGCTTTTCGTCGGTCAACTTGTAATGTTACCTCTTTTTGGTACAATGATTTGTTACTCATAATTGAAAAAATAAAATGCTCACTATTTTAAAATTTTGCGCAAAAGTATCTATTTCAATCGATTTCGTAAACTATTTTAGCATTTATTTTTGAAAACAAAAAAGCCACCTTAAATTTTTAAGATGGCTTTTTATTTGTTTTCAGTCGGAGTCACTGTTTACAGTTTTGTTATACTAAAAACTGTGACCGAAAATTGCGACTATATAATAATTCTGAATATCTCCCCGTTTTTGTTGATCATTTCGATACGAACGCTTTGTCCTTCATCTTTTTTGTTCAAAAGTTTTGAAACGGTTTCAACATTTGTTGCTTTCACATTATCAATACTTAAAATGATATTGCCTTGTAATTCATTTTGATACTGCATCAAATTTTCATTAGTGATGTTTTTAATTTTTACACCATAATCAATTCTGAATTTTTTCTTATCGGCAGCGTCAATATTTTCTAATTCAATTCCTTTAAATTCAGTGCTGAAGAATTCATTTTTACTTAAAGTTACAGGAACTGTTTTAGTTTTGCCGTCTTTTATATACGTTACTTTTACAACATCGTTAGGACGTTTTGTATTGATGTAACCAGAAAGATCAGCAAAAGTAGAAATGTTTTGATCGTCTAATTTTACAATAATATCACCTTTTGTAAGCCCAGCTTTTTCTGCGCCAGAGTTTTTCGAAACTTTATTGATGTAAAAACCTTGAGTTTCTGTAACGCCTAATTCTTTTGAAGCTGTGCTATTAAGTTCGCCGCCTTCAACGCCCAGAATTCCTCTCTGCACATTTCCATATTCCATAATATCCTCAATAATTTTTCGGGCAATATTAGATGGAACAGCAAAAGAATATCCAACATACGATCCTGTCATTGACGAAATCATGGTGTTAATTCCAATTAATTCTCCTCTTGTATTTACTAACGCTCCACCGCTATTACCTGGGTTAACTGCGGCATCTGTCTGAATAAATGACTGAATTCCGCTTTGGTCTAAATTTCTGGCTTTCGCCGAAACAATTCCAGCAGTAACAGTAGATGTTAAATTATAAGGGTTACCAACTGCCAAAACCCATTCTCCAACTTTAACAGAATCTGAATTTGCAAATGCAGTGTAAGGTAATTTTTCATCAGCATTGATTTTTAATAATGCGATGTCCATTTTAGAATCCGTTCCTATAAGCTTCGCTTTGTATGATTTTTTGTTGTTTAAGGTAATCTCAATTTCAGAAGCATCTTTGATAACGTGATTGTTGGTTACGATATAACCATCTTCAGAAATAATAACACCAGAACCAGTTCCAACCTGTTCTTGCTGCTGTTGTCCGCCATATCCGTAAAAGAATTCCAGCATTGGGTTGCTAATTGTTCTTCTAGATACATTTTTTACGTGCACAACGGTGTGGATTGTTTTATCAGCTGCTTCGGTGAAATCAACTGCATCTCCGGGTAATCCAACTGTTTTTCCATATGAATTAGGGGCAAGGGTAACAACAGAATTTCCTTTTCCTAAAAGTGAATCACTGCCGTCAAATAATAACTTGTAAGCACCAAGTGTAGTAGCACCACTTAGAAGTGAAACTAAAAATAAGGTTGAAAATTTTTTCATATTACAGTTTATTTTTTTGAGTTGTTTAGATATTTGTTTTTAACATTTAGTAACGTAAAATTATGCCAAAAAATTATTTGAAAAAATGGTTTAACGCTCTTTAACAATGATTAACATTTCATTAATTAATAGTTCGTACTTTTGTATTTCTAACAACTAAAAAATGCAAATAGAATTTTATAAATATCAAGGAACTGGAAATGATTTTGTAATGATTGATAATCGTTCAGATTTCTTTCCAAAAAATGATGTAAAACTTATTGAGCGTCTGTGTGACAGACGTTTCGGAATTGGGGCAGACGGACTTATTTTGCTTGAAAATGATTCTGAAACTGATTTCAGAATGGTATATTACAATTCAGATGGAAATCAAAGTTCGATGTGTGGAAACGGCGGAAGATGCCTTGTTGCCTTTGCCAATCAGCTTGGTGTTATTGATGATAAAACTACTTTTATAGCTACAGATGGACTTCATCATGCTTCTGTAGGTGATGATGCCATTGTATCTCTTCAGATGATTGATGTGAATGAAGTACAAAAAAAAGATTCTTATACTTTTCTAAATACAGGATCACCACATCATGTTCAGCTTGTTGATGATTTAGAGCATTATAATGTAAAAGAAAATGGTGCAGCTATTCGTTACGGCGAATTGTACGGTGAAAAAGGAAGTAATGTTAATTTTGTAAAGAAAGTTGATGATGGAACATTTTCGCTTCGTACTTACGAAAGAGGTGTTGAAGATGAAACCTTGGCTTGCGGGACTGGTGCAACAGCTGTAGCAATTGCTATGAATGCCATTGGAGAAACAGATAAAACTTCTATCAATTTAAATGTTGAAGGAGGAAAACTGGTTGTTTCTTTTGATAAAGAAAATGATCATTATACAAATGTATTTCTTACCGGACCAGCCAAATTTGTTTTTAAAGGCACTATAGAAATTTAATACATCCAATTTTTAAATTCTCAATCACAATCTTTAATTTTAAATTCAATAATCTAAAAATCAGATGATCACACTCAAAGGCGAATCCATTTATCTTCGTGCACTTGAACCCGAGGATTTAGAATTTGTATATTCTATGGAAAACGATCAAAGCATTTGGGAAGTCAGTAATACCAATACACCATACAGCCGATATCTGATTAGACAATATCTCGAAAATGCACAGCAGGATATTTATGAAGCAAAACAGCTTCGTCTGGCTATCTGTCAGGATGAAGATTTTCCTGCTATTGGTTTGATAGATTTATTTGAATTTGACCCGAAAAATAATAGGGCAGGGATTGGTATCGTAATTCAGAAGAATGAAAATAGAGGACAAAATATTGGTTCTGAGGCATTAGAACTTTTAATAAAATACTCTTTTTTCAATTTAAATCTCCATCAGATTTATGCAAATATTAGTACAAATAATGAAGCAAGTATAGCTCTTTTTACTAAATTTGGTTTTGAGAAAATAGGAATTAAAAAAGATTGGATTTTGCTGAATAACCACTATTACGACGAAGCAATTTTCCAGTTAATCAATAAAACATTTAAAACTTAAGAAACTTTGAACTTAAAAAAAATCATCACCATAACCGCTGTAGCCGTAATTTCTGTTTTGTTGATTTACGGATTTATTTTAATCAGCCGAATTTTTAGTGCCAATACTAAATTTGAAGAAAATGAAGTGTATGTGCATGTGCCAACGGGATCGAATTACAGTGATGTTAAAAAGATATTAGCACCATATATTAAGAATTTTGACAATTTTGAATTAGTGGCAAGCAAAAGAAGTTATCCTGAAAATGTAAAACCAGGACGTTTTCTTCTTAAAAAAGATATGAATAATATTGATTTAGTTCGTGCCATGCGCGCTAATGTTCCAGTAAAATTGGCATTTAACAATCAAGAACGCTTAGAGAACTTTGCTGGTAGAGTAGGTTCAGAAATTGAAGCAGACAGTACTTCTTTATTAAAAGCTTTTAGAGATCCTGCTTTTTTAGAAGCAAACGGATTTAATGAAGAGAATGTTTTTGCGATGTTTATCCCAAATACATATGAGGTATATTGGAATACATCTGCAGAAAAGTTCCGTGATAAAATGATCAAAGAATATCATAAATTCTGGACTCCTGAAAGAATCGAGCAAGCTAAAAAACAAGGATTGACTCCTGTTCAGGTTTCTATTTTGGCTTCAATTGTACATAAAGAATCGGTTAAAAGAGATGAAAGACCACGTATTGCTGGAGTTTATTTAAACCGTCTACGTCTTGAAATGCCATTACAAGCAGATCCAACGGTTATTTATGCTTTAAAATTAAGAGACAATGATTTTGATCAAGTTATTAAAAGAGTGTTTTATAATGATTTGATTATGAAATCTCCTTATAATACCTATGTAAATATCGGACTTCCTCCGGGACCAATTGCAATGGCGGATATTACAGCTCTTGAAGCCGTTTTAAACCCAGAAAAACACGATTATATTTACTTTTGTGCTAGTGTAGATCGTTTCGGTTATCATGAATTTGCATCCAATTATGCAGATCATACTAAAAATGCTAAAAGATATTCAGACTGGATTGCCAGTCAAGGGGTAACTAGATAACTTTGATTTTCGAATAATTTTCAATTCAAAATAACTTAAAAAAAGCTTTCAATCTGATTCAAATTTTTGAAAAGGATTGAGAGCTTTCTTTTATTTAAATATAAAAATCTTACAAAATTTACATTTTAAATTGTAAGTTATTTCTTTCTTTTTAATCGAATTTACCTAAAATTGATATAAAATTGCACTTTTTTTAAATTTGTTTTTCCTGTTTTTGCTCTAAAATTTATTGATAGATTTCCTCTCGAACCTTGCGTAATTAAAGGGCTTAACTGGAATTGGCAGAATTTTGATTATCGTTTAAATCACTGATAATCAGATTTTTTTGTTTTTAATTACTTTTGCATCGTAGAAATTTCAAAGAGGTGACAGCGATTTGAAGAAAAACAATTTATGATAAAGAAGTGGTATTTTTATGCGAGTTTGATCGTAATTATTACATTTTTAAGTTTGGGTTTTAAACCCTTTAGTGTCGAAACCAAACCGTGGTTTCTAACAGAAAAAACAGATGGCGCAGAATACATGTTTCCGTCTGAAGAAAAGGATGATTATCCTAAAGTAAATCTAAACGTTCCATATACCGGAAAACGTCTTATCGGTTTTAAAGAAGCAGTCGCTTTTAAAGAATCTCAGGGAAAATACAAATTAGTGAATTCGCTGGGGTATATGGGAAAATATCAATTTGGTTCTAAAGCTTTACGTGCAATTGGTATCAGTGATGACAAGGACTTCTTAAAAGATCCTGCTTTACAGGAAAAAGCTTTCGTAGCGCTATTATCCAAAAACAAATGGATTTTGCGTAATGAAATCGAAAAGTATGAAGGAAAAGTCATTAATGGCGTTAAAATCACCGAATCGGGAATTTTAGCGGCAGCACACTTAGGAGGTGCAGGATCAGTAAAGAACTTTTTTAAGCATGGAGGCAACAGGCATTTTAGAGATGCTTTTGGAACTTCTTTAAAAAGTTACTTAAGAGATTTTGCAGGCTATGATCTTTCTTTTATTGAGGCAGATAATAATGCCACAATTGACAATTAAAAAAGAAGCCCCGTAAATCGGGGCTTTTTTAATCTATTAGTATTTCTAGGATTTGTATGGCAGCTTCGCTTATTTTGGTTCCAGGACCAAAAATGGCTGCGGCGCCCGCATCAAATAAGAATTGATAGTCCTGTACCGGAATTACACCGCCTACAATTACCATAATATCTTCACGTCCATGTTTTTTAAGTTCTTCAATAACTTGCGGAACCAGCGTTTTATGTCCAGCCGCTAGAGATGAAACGCCCAAAATATGAACGTCATTTTCAACAGCTTGTTTTGCAGCTTCTGCAGGAGTTTGGAATAAAGGACCAATATCTACATCAAAACCTACATCGGCGTAACCTGTCGCTACTACTTTTGCGCCGCGATCGTGACCGTCTTGTCCCATTTTGGCGATCATAATTCGAGGACGTCTTCCTTCTTGTTTAGCAAAAGCATCGGCTAACTGCTTTGCTTTTTCAAAATTTTCGTCGTTTTTTATTGCTGCACTATACACACCGCTAAAAGATTTAATCTGCGCTTTAAACCTTCCAAAAATGCTTTCAAGGGCAAAACTGATCTCACCTAATGTGGCTCTATTTCTAGCAGCTTCAACAGCGATTTCTAATAAATTACCTTCTCCGGTTTTAGCGCAGTGAATTAATTTTTCAAGTGACTGATTTACTTTTTGAGTATCTCGCTTTGCTTTAATATGTTCCAATCGCTCAATTTGTTGTCGGCGTACCATTTGGTTGTCAACATCTAAAATATGAAGCGGATCTTCTTTTTCTAATCTAAATTTATTTACTCCGACAATAATGTCTTGCCCGCTGTCAATACGAGCTTGTTTTCTTGCGGCAGCTTCTTCAATTCGAAGTTTTGGTATTCCAGCTTCAATAGCTTTGGTCATTCCGCCTAACTCTTCAACTTCATTAATAAGTTTCCAAGTATTTTCTAAAATATCATTGGTAAGCTTTTCAACATAATAACTTCCTCCCCATGGATCTACCGTTTTGGTGATTTTGGTTTCTTCCTGTAAATAAATCTGAGTATTACGAGCAATTCTGGCTGAGAAATCTGTTGGTAGTGCAATAGCTTCATCCAAAGCATTTGTATGTAAAGACTGCGTTCCGCCAAAAGCTGCAGCTGCGGCTTCAATACAAGTTCTGGCAACATTGTTAAACGGATCTTGTTCTGTCAAACTCCATCCGCTGGTTTGGCAATGTGTTCGTAATGCTAATGATTTATCACTTTTTGGATTAAACTGCTGAATCAATTTTGCCCAGATCATTCGGCCGGCTCTCATTTTGG
This is a stretch of genomic DNA from Flavobacterium endoglycinae. It encodes these proteins:
- the ald gene encoding alanine dehydrogenase, encoding MIIGVPKEIKNNENRVALTPAGVSEMKKHGHTVYVQSTAGLGSGFADAEYAEAGAVVLPTIEEVYAIAEMIIKVKEPIASEYPLIKKDQLLFTYFHFASSEELTHAMLERGAVCLAYETVEKTDRSLPLLVPMSEVAGRMAIQQGAKYLEKPLKGRGILLGGVPGVPPAKVLVLGGGIVGTQAAKMAAGLGAQVTIMDLSLPRLRQLDDIMPANVNTEMSNHYNITRAIKDADLIVGAVLIPGAKAPHLITRDMLKLMRPGTVVVDVAVDQGGCIETCTPTTHENPTFIIDDIVHYCVANMPGAVPYTSTLALTNATLPYAVQLANKGWEKACAENEELKKGLNVANGKILYKGVAEAWNLPFNEEIVLANA
- a CDS encoding Lrp/AsnC family transcriptional regulator, with the protein product MALDEIDKKILRLLQEDAHYTLKDIANKINLSLTPVHDRVKRLEKDGIIEKYVTLLDKKKLGNNLTVYCQVTLVKQTYDTSEGFNQSILNLPEVVECNYVSGNFDYMLKIIIPDMESYHHFHQKKLSVLPEVSLINTVFVISEVKSTTVLPI
- a CDS encoding glyceraldehyde-3-phosphate dehydrogenase, which produces MSNKSLYQKEVTLQVDRRKAGVELIKVISDLWYDKSIEMVLFKNQLLDKNVSDIINLHQYAGEFVGKPITIFDSVEIAKVVLSLDLPPAKIDLGKLTYEYRLEDEKYPDARYFVIEKLKKAKSSKEIQPKDVVLYGFGRIGRLLARELMSKTGKGNQLRLRAIVTRDKNDASSLEKRASLLRYDSIHGDFQGSVIADPKNNALIINGTTVHIITANSPEEIDYTTYGINDALVIDNTGAFTTEEALKRHLTSNGVNKVLLTAPGKGVPNIVHGVNHNDFNPDEISIFSAASCTTNAITPVLKVVEESLGVVKGHLETIHAYTNDQNLVDNMHRKYRRGRAAALNMVITETGAGSAVAKALPSLEGKLTSNAIRVPVPNGSLAVLNLEVKKATSISGINKIMKKYALEGELVEQIKYSLNNELVSSDIVGTSAPSIYDSNATIVSKDGKNIVLYIWYDNEYGYSHQVIRLAKYIAKVRRYTYY
- a CDS encoding Do family serine endopeptidase: MKKFSTLFLVSLLSGATTLGAYKLLFDGSDSLLGKGNSVVTLAPNSYGKTVGLPGDAVDFTEAADKTIHTVVHVKNVSRRTISNPMLEFFYGYGGQQQQEQVGTGSGVIISEDGYIVTNNHVIKDASEIEITLNNKKSYKAKLIGTDSKMDIALLKINADEKLPYTAFANSDSVKVGEWVLAVGNPYNLTSTVTAGIVSAKARNLDQSGIQSFIQTDAAVNPGNSGGALVNTRGELIGINTMISSMTGSYVGYSFAVPSNIARKIIEDIMEYGNVQRGILGVEGGELNSTASKELGVTETQGFYINKVSKNSGAEKAGLTKGDIIVKLDDQNISTFADLSGYINTKRPNDVVKVTYIKDGKTKTVPVTLSKNEFFSTEFKGIELENIDAADKKKFRIDYGVKIKNITNENLMQYQNELQGNIILSIDNVKATNVETVSKLLNKKDEGQSVRIEMINKNGEIFRIII
- the dapF gene encoding diaminopimelate epimerase — protein: MQIEFYKYQGTGNDFVMIDNRSDFFPKNDVKLIERLCDRRFGIGADGLILLENDSETDFRMVYYNSDGNQSSMCGNGGRCLVAFANQLGVIDDKTTFIATDGLHHASVGDDAIVSLQMIDVNEVQKKDSYTFLNTGSPHHVQLVDDLEHYNVKENGAAIRYGELYGEKGSNVNFVKKVDDGTFSLRTYERGVEDETLACGTGATAVAIAMNAIGETDKTSINLNVEGGKLVVSFDKENDHYTNVFLTGPAKFVFKGTIEI
- a CDS encoding GNAT family N-acetyltransferase, whose translation is MITLKGESIYLRALEPEDLEFVYSMENDQSIWEVSNTNTPYSRYLIRQYLENAQQDIYEAKQLRLAICQDEDFPAIGLIDLFEFDPKNNRAGIGIVIQKNENRGQNIGSEALELLIKYSFFNLNLHQIYANISTNNEASIALFTKFGFEKIGIKKDWILLNNHYYDEAIFQLINKTFKT
- the mltG gene encoding endolytic transglycosylase MltG translates to MNLKKIITITAVAVISVLLIYGFILISRIFSANTKFEENEVYVHVPTGSNYSDVKKILAPYIKNFDNFELVASKRSYPENVKPGRFLLKKDMNNIDLVRAMRANVPVKLAFNNQERLENFAGRVGSEIEADSTSLLKAFRDPAFLEANGFNEENVFAMFIPNTYEVYWNTSAEKFRDKMIKEYHKFWTPERIEQAKKQGLTPVQVSILASIVHKESVKRDERPRIAGVYLNRLRLEMPLQADPTVIYALKLRDNDFDQVIKRVFYNDLIMKSPYNTYVNIGLPPGPIAMADITALEAVLNPEKHDYIYFCASVDRFGYHEFASNYADHTKNAKRYSDWIASQGVTR
- a CDS encoding peptidoglycan-binding protein LysM, translated to MIKKWYFYASLIVIITFLSLGFKPFSVETKPWFLTEKTDGAEYMFPSEEKDDYPKVNLNVPYTGKRLIGFKEAVAFKESQGKYKLVNSLGYMGKYQFGSKALRAIGISDDKDFLKDPALQEKAFVALLSKNKWILRNEIEKYEGKVINGVKITESGILAAAHLGGAGSVKNFFKHGGNRHFRDAFGTSLKSYLRDFAGYDLSFIEADNNATIDN
- the scpA gene encoding methylmalonyl-CoA mutase; translation: MTRKDLTHIKLDVKSKELSEQTHNPSHLTYNFTTAEGIEIKKNYSEKDIEDLEFLDFGAGFTPNLRGPYATMYVRRPWTIRQYAGFSTAEESNAFYRRNLAAGQKGLSIAFDLPTHRGYDSDHERVVGDVGKAGVAIDSVEDMKVLFDQIPLDEMSVSMTMNGAVLPIMAFYIVAAEEQGVELNKLSGTIQNDILKEFMVRNTYIYPPAPSMKIIADIFEFTSKKMPKFNSISISGYHMQEAGATADIELAYTLADGLEYIRTGLSTGMTIDEFAPRLSFFWAIGMNHFMEIAKMRAGRMIWAKLIQQFNPKSDKSLALRTHCQTSGWSLTEQDPFNNVARTCIEAAAAAFGGTQSLHTNALDEAIALPTDFSARIARNTQIYLQEETKITKTVDPWGGSYYVEKLTNDILENTWKLINEVEELGGMTKAIEAGIPKLRIEEAAARKQARIDSGQDIIVGVNKFRLEKEDPLHILDVDNQMVRRQQIERLEHIKAKRDTQKVNQSLEKLIHCAKTGEGNLLEIAVEAARNRATLGEISFALESIFGRFKAQIKSFSGVYSAAIKNDENFEKAKQLADAFAKQEGRRPRIMIAKMGQDGHDRGAKVVATGYADVGFDVDIGPLFQTPAEAAKQAVENDVHILGVSSLAAGHKTLVPQVIEELKKHGREDIMVIVGGVIPVQDYQFLFDAGAAAIFGPGTKISEAAIQILEILID